The following DNA comes from Alnus glutinosa chromosome 6, dhAlnGlut1.1, whole genome shotgun sequence.
TCGGGGCCGGGTCTGCAACTAAAACGACGACCATTAATGCTGAATCTTACTTTAATCCAAATCTGGGAGAATATTTGAATTAAAATGATAGAATTTGGTTACAGGCGTATTGGCGTACAGCAGGGAGAGGAATTTCTTCTATCTATACTACGTCCTCAAGACACTCACTGCAATGGTTTGTGAAGGAAGCGTTCACTGCCTCGCCCTCGCTTATGTGGTAAATATTTCTCGATCTCAATTGTTTCTCAATCAGCCCCACAAGTACTTCAACTTCGACTCATAATcactttctttttggttggCAAAATATTGGGATATGATGAAATGGAGATTATATATCTTGATATGGATCTATCAATTTTACCAATATGCATTATCAAAAACTGGCCATTTCTTCGATCTGAAGTATGGCAATTTCCTTCGTCTTCTTATTTTAAGATCAATTATGAAACTAAAATTAGAGAGAATTTTTCTGCTAAAGTTGCAGTCTGCAGGGATTTTAGAGTTTATCTCTCTAATCAGTTCTCCTTGTTCTCCCCTTTATGGCGAGGCTCTTGCAGCTCTTTTAGCTACTCGAATTGCTTCCATTATTTCTGTTATCCATTTCATACTCCCTCTAATTACTAGCTGGACATCTAGTAAAGTTAACTGAAGTGCAAACTTTTGTGCTCATCATGTTAAAAATTGGACCGCAACCATAATTTATTCTGGTTGCATTCCAATCATTTCCCTTTTATCTAGTTCTTTTCCTTCCTGTATTGGAAAAGATTCTCCCTCCTCCTATGAAGTttcctagttttgtttttttctttcttttttccattgtacttatttaaaataaaaataaaaattaccaatATGATATTTACTTGCTTTaataattatcatattttacaatttgaaatttgaatactGCTACATATTACAACtcaactataatttttttacaatatttgACATGTGTATGTATACAACCCCACGCCAATCACTTGCTCTTATTTGGATCCGAAGCTCAATTTTGATTATGATAGACCCATATACATCTTTTAAAGGCCCAACAAATATAAAAAGGCCCGTTCTGGCCCGTCCCTGCCTATATTTTTTGTTGCCTAATTTAACGGTTGCTTTCATTTTCCCTCCACATTGTCTTGTGTAGCTTCAAATATCAAATACGAAgtcgttttgaattttgtttgcAGGCAGATAATGTTCCGGAGTGGCAACGAGCATCGGCGTTCGGAGTTCTGTCGGGGATCGGATCCTCTGCATTCGTCTGCGGAACCCTATCCACTCGTTTTCTCTCCACGTCCTCTACTTTCCaggttctctttctttctctatgAATGAATAACTTAAAAAATAGATCGTGTAATTTATACGAAAGGtccttaaaaatatattagacgACTTGTCGTTAGGTTGCGGCGTCGGTGGCGGTCGTTGCAGCGGTGTACACGAGGGTTTTCCTCCCTGATTCGATTGTAAAGGACGGTCTTTCCGTTCCAATAATCTCAGAGGAGAAACTGTATATCACTAAACCAGATGGAGAATCAACTAGGAATGGTAACAGTACGCAGCTATTCAAAAGAATGCCTTCTTTGGAGGATATGGTCTGCTTGCTGAAGGCTAGGTACgcgaattttaattttttggaaagaaagacAGTATTATGCCTAGAAAATAAATTACCTAATACACTGTTGCCTTTTGAAGTAATTATATTTAGTTAATTTGCAGCTCAACATTTTCCCAAGCTGCAATTGTTGCGTTTTTCAGCAATCTTGCAGATGTTGGCCTTCATGCATCTATGATGGTACTTTACTTCTCTAGTTCTGTGAATTACAAGCACATTTCATTTTaatagagtattaattaaattattaaatttaacattttttatcgACTTAAGTTTTTGGATaactgatgatttaacatggtatcgaAGCAAAACCTTAGACATAAAACCTAACTCCATAATTTTGCTCCCCATTTTAGTAAATATTTCACATCTTGGCCCCACTTGTAGAGAGAAAGTTGAAGCCCATATGTGAGGGGGAGTGAcaaagtttaattaaatgattaaattcactattttttttattaatttaagtttttggaataatttgTGACACAACACTTTCGTATAGTTATGCAGGTTATAGTGGCTCTAAACTAGTGGACTTTTGGTAGTTTATTGTATTAGAAATAGCCAATTCAAGTTCTGTCATTTTGTTTGCATTTCATTTTGCAGTGCTTTCAGTATGTATAAGTTACTAGTTTGTTGAGCTTATTGCTTGAAATTTGCAAGCTTAaagatattatttcttttgcAGTATTACTTAAAGGCCAGGTTTCACTTTAACAAGGATCAGTTTGCTGACTTAATGGTCATTTCTGGGATTGCAGGGACAATATCACAGGTGTGTCAGAGATTGGTTTGTTTAATTGTCATTTGCATTCCTTTTGTTTCCAACATAGCCTTAATTCCTTTTATTCCCATCGAAAAGTTGAAGCATggccaaaatgaaaataatctaaaaatcaAAGCAATTATGCAGCTGCTTATCATGCCTAAATTGGTTCCTGCTTTTGGAGAGGAGAAGCTGCTTTCAGTAGGGCTCTTTTTTGGATGTGCACATGTAAGCACCTTGCGTCTCTGTCATAATTCCCTTACATGCCAAAATGACTTGAGCAATAAGTACTTCTGTCGTTAGTTGATTGTCTCCTACTCACACATAGCATGCATATCAAGTTCTCATTTAACAATGTATGGCCTTGAATGCAGATGTTTCTTTACAGCATTGCGTGGTCCTTCTGGGTACTTCTTTGCAACTTCAGTGGCCAATACAAGTTTCTTCCTTTTTACGCGTTCTATCATCTGTTCGaagattaattaatttttttaaaactatatGTGGTACATGCTTTAGCTGACTTTGGTTGTGTTGTAGTATGACTGACATTTTGAATGCTGATAGGTCCCCTATGTCGCTGCTATGTTCTCCATATTGTTTGTTTTCTCACATCCATGTGTGAGTCTTCATTTTCTATTTCCAATCTATAACATTTACTTGGATATGGTCTGTTAAATAAACTATCTTAAAATTTGCAGATGAGGAGCATCGTTTCTAAACAAGTTGGGTCCTGCGAACAGGTAAGTTTATTGAAGAGTTactcccattttttttcttttttctttttttctgggCAATCCAATATTTTGGTTGATTGGCATCAGTTTGACTGTATGCTGACGTCAAGATGTTAACACCTATTTTGATCTCAATAAAAAATTtgactagaagaaaaaaaaagttgaaaataaaattctgcactCTGTATGCACTCTAATTAGTATCTTGTTTACAGCAGATGAATTCTTTTTGGCACTGATTCTGCTTTTTACATCTGactaatctttttcttttcttttctttttgttcccTTCTGTTTTAGGGAATGGCTCAAGGGTGCATTTCGGGCATATGTTCCTTTGCCAATGTTGTTTCTCCCTTAGCTTTCTCTCCTCTAACAGGTGATTGGAAATTTAATTTAGTCTTTATACCCAAACGATTATTAAAACTGACAAGATTAAATTGTTCTTACAGCTTTATTCCTCTCTGATCGGGCACCCTTGAATTTCCCTGGATTCAGTATTATGTGCATCGGATTTGCCTCGGTAAGAGATTTTACATTATGATGAAGATGCATATTAGGGTTTACTTATCAGAGTGCTTTGTTGTCTTTGACAGCAAAGACTAGCAGTTCATTCTTTTTGCATTTGCTAGTCTAATCAATTGAGATTTATGATTTTACACCCATACATGGATTGCCATATCGCCGCTATATGTGGTGGTCTAATGAACGAATCTATGCGTGAATGTGTAGACTGCAATATGTTGGTTAGATGTGACCACTTATCAGTCCAAACTGCCTTAACTCTTTTTTATgggacaaaagaaaatgaatcataAAATGATGCTTAAGGTGGTAGATGGACTATGATTCAGATGAATCAAAATATTAGTAGAAGGGCATGAAAGCACCCCGGATTTAACTCCAAACTGCTATACGAAATCCGATTTCATTTCCATataaatgaactaaaaaatcgTCAATTTTAAGCTCCTTACCTTTTTattttgcttatttatttaaatatttctaTACGTGATCTGTATACTTATTGTTTCAAATTTTGTGCTTATTTTGCTTGCGGACTTGATTTCTAAATTCTAAGAGAATTCTTTTATGTATAGATGATAGCCTTTATTCAAAGTTTGACGATAAGGGCGGCTCCTCCGATATCAAGTCACAGAGGCAGCAATTGCAACCATGCGGTGGCCTAATTTTCAACGTTGTGAGCGTTCCCAACTGGAAGCATTCCCCTAATTTTCTAAGACCTTTCGTTTGTATATACACATTTTGGGGACAAATATAGAACTTTCAAGTTGCAACAGTCATCTTGCCCTGGCAATTATGAGCAGCTGTGAATTATTCCAAGCCATTTGCTTGCAGTTCGCATTGGGAGGTGAGAAACAGCACGCCGGAGCCTATTTTTGAAAAGCACATCAATGGTAAAAACTTCAAAGCCCTTGTctgttaatattatttttaggaCATCAGGACGTGCAACATGTTTTTGACACTTCCTAGTTCCAACAAACATCGAGCAATGCATTGCATGGCTAAACCTACAGCTATATGGTAGTGAAAATTTTCTGCCCCCATCTGTATATTGCCATGTCTTTGTGTGTTTTTGCAATTGGTCCGTGACTTTCGCATATGCTATATAGGTAAGAGCTCTATACCTTGTGGGTTACTTTTTTACCTTGTGTCAGTCCACATGTGTGTTATATGAgtgaagaaaattaattaagcaacaaaatttgataagtaaatttagttgtGTATTAGTTGACATGATAAGAGCATCCTCATTGGCCTCTTTAGTTTGAATTTTTCACTAAATATTGGAGAAACTTCTCAAAAAACCTTATGCATTGAGCTCACTAAAATTTCTCTAAACTAATTTTTGTCAGAATCTCTCACCAAATTTAACCCCAGATTTTCTCACGCTATtcgttaaaatattatttcatttttacttCCCGCCCATCTCACTTTTCCTTCGTCTGTCTCTCCTCCTCTGTCTCGCTCTCTCTGCTATACAGCACTGCGAGAGTCCATTAACGGCACTCCTAGGATCTTCTTCCAGAACTTCACTTAGGTGCTGTATAACCAGGAATTAATCTAGACCCAGATCGGCACAACTCCACTTGGGTTCCTCTGTACCAGTTTCTTCTGTTGCCTGTAATGAGCAGAAAATGCACAACTGATGAATAGCTCATTGGGAAGAGCTACCATTGAAACTTGCAGCAACAAAAActcaaatgaataaaaaaataaaaacagtatACCAAGATTTCCACCACGAAGTGTACAAACTTTCCCAAATTTCTGAACACGGATCCAAAAGGCAAGACCCAAATCAACCCATTCCAGAAAAAACAATGGTTGAGTACTTGAATTGGCGACTTTTGAGAACTCTCACAGACGGAATTTCGAAAACCCAATTGAAAAGAGAGCCTTTGAGATCTTTCTAAGCCACTTCGAAGCTTATTCAACCCTCCTCTACCT
Coding sequences within:
- the LOC133871418 gene encoding uncharacterized protein LOC133871418 isoform X1, with protein sequence MEELSGLNHYLFVTVFLYNFSMFMVIPAITDVTMSAICPGKDKCSLAIYLTGFQQAVFSIIGLGTLVTMPMVGNLSDKYGRKALLAVPMTLTIIPLGVLAYSRERNFFYLYYVLKTLTAMVCEGSVHCLALAYVADNVPEWQRASAFGVLSGIGSSAFVCGTLSTRFLSTSSTFQVAASVAVVAAVYTRVFLPDSIVKDGLSVPIISEEKLYITKPDGESTRNGNSTQLFKRMPSLEDMVCLLKASSTFSQAAIVAFFSNLADVGLHASMMYYLKARFHFNKDQFADLMVISGIAGTISQLLIMPKLVPAFGEEKLLSVGLFFGCAHMFLYSIAWSFWVPYVAAMFSILFVFSHPCMRSIVSKQVGSCEQGMAQGCISGICSFANVVSPLAFSPLTALFLSDRAPLNFPGFSIMCIGFASMIAFIQSLTIRAAPPISSHRGSNCNHAVA
- the LOC133871418 gene encoding uncharacterized protein LOC133871418 isoform X2 — translated: MEELSGLNHYLFVTVFLYNFSMFMVIPAITDVTMSAICPGKDKCSLAIYLTGFQQAIIGLGTLVTMPMVGNLSDKYGRKALLAVPMTLTIIPLGVLAYSRERNFFYLYYVLKTLTAMVCEGSVHCLALAYVADNVPEWQRASAFGVLSGIGSSAFVCGTLSTRFLSTSSTFQVAASVAVVAAVYTRVFLPDSIVKDGLSVPIISEEKLYITKPDGESTRNGNSTQLFKRMPSLEDMVCLLKASSTFSQAAIVAFFSNLADVGLHASMMYYLKARFHFNKDQFADLMVISGIAGTISQLLIMPKLVPAFGEEKLLSVGLFFGCAHMFLYSIAWSFWVPYVAAMFSILFVFSHPCMRSIVSKQVGSCEQGMAQGCISGICSFANVVSPLAFSPLTALFLSDRAPLNFPGFSIMCIGFASMIAFIQSLTIRAAPPISSHRGSNCNHAVA
- the LOC133871418 gene encoding uncharacterized protein LOC133871418 isoform X3, which produces MEKFSGLSHLFMTIFLHNFSTFMVIPAITDVTMSALCPGRDECSLAIYLTGFQQAIIGLGTLVTMPMVGNLSDKYGRKALLAVPMTLTIIPLGVLAYSRERNFFYLYYVLKTLTAMVCEGSVHCLALAYVADNVPEWQRASAFGVLSGIGSSAFVCGTLSTRFLSTSSTFQVAASVAVVAAVYTRVFLPDSIVKDGLSVPIISEEKLYITKPDGESTRNGNSTQLFKRMPSLEDMVCLLKASSTFSQAAIVAFFSNLADVGLHASMMYYLKARFHFNKDQFADLMVISGIAGTISQLLIMPKLVPAFGEEKLLSVGLFFGCAHMFLYSIAWSFWVPYVAAMFSILFVFSHPCMRSIVSKQVGSCEQGMAQGCISGICSFANVVSPLAFSPLTALFLSDRAPLNFPGFSIMCIGFASMIAFIQSLTIRAAPPISSHRGSNCNHAVA